One window of the Perca fluviatilis chromosome 5, GENO_Pfluv_1.0, whole genome shotgun sequence genome contains the following:
- the eif2s2 gene encoding eukaryotic translation initiation factor 2 subunit 2, protein MSGDEMIFDPNMTKKKKKKKKPFMLDEEGGEGVGGEEAREVEAKEAEPEPGDDKELDLEEDECRKKEPSDDLNDLNFFNQKKKKKKPKKVFENDVEEGLKELKIEGEQLEVLEEDNLDLMLPTKKKKSKKVDFDEGELLEKDDVLEDDEGKNNDGISFSSSTGPTWAGTERDYTYDELLNRVFNIMREKNPDMVAGEKRKFVMKPPQVVRVGTKKTSFVNFTDICKLLHRQPKHLLAFLLAELGTSGSIDGNNQLVIKGRFQQKQIENVLRRYIKEYVTCHTCRSPETILQKDTRLYFLQCETCHSRCSVASIKTGFQAVTGKRAQLRAKAN, encoded by the exons ATGTCAGGAGACGAG ATGATTTTCGATCCCAACATgaccaagaagaagaagaagaagaagaagccctTCATGCTGGatgaggaaggaggagaagggGTGGGAGGAGAAGAGGCTAGAGAGGTGGAGGCGAAGGAGGCCGAACCAGAGCCGGGAGACGACAAGGAGCTGGATCTAGAAGAAGATGAATGCAGGAAGAAAG AGCCGTCCGATGATTTGAACGACTTGAACTTCTTCAaccagaagaaaaagaagaagaaacccaAGAAAGTGTTTGAGAATGATGTCGAGGAGGGATTAAAG GAGCTGAAAATTGAAGGAGAGCAGCTAGAGGTGCTGGAGGAGGACAACCTGGATCTGATGCTTCCTACCAAAAAGAAGAAGTCGAAGAAAGTGGACTTTGATGAGGGAGAGTTGCTGGAGAAGGATGACG TATTAGAGGATGATGAGGGGAAGAACAATGATGGGATCTCATTCAGCTCGTCCACAGGACCAACCTGGGCCGGCACTGAAAGAGACTACACTTATGATGAG CTCCTGAACAGAGTCTTCAACATTATGAGAGAGAAGAACCCGGACATGGTGGCCGGAGAGAAGAGGAAGTTTGTGATGAAGCCTCCTCAGGTGGTCCGAGTGGGAACCAAGAAAACCTCCTTTGTCAACTTCACAGATATCTGCAAACT GTTGCATCGTCAGCCCAAACATCTCCTCGCTTTCCTGTTGGCTGAGCTGGGAACAAg TGGTTCCATAGACGGAAATAACCAGCTTGTGATCAAAGGCAGATTTCAACAGAAACAGATAGAAAATGTGTTAAGAAGATATATCA AGGAATACGTGACGTGTCACACCTGCCGCTCCCCAGAGACCATCCTGCAGAAGGACACTCGCCTCTATTTCCTGCAGTGTGAAACGTGCCACTCCCGCTGCTCCGTCGCCAGCATCAAGACCGGCTTCCAGGCTGTGACGGGCAAGAGGGCGCAGCTCCGCGCCAAAGCCAACTAA
- the LOC120559571 gene encoding vesicle-associated membrane protein-associated protein B-like isoform X2, which produces MARPEQVLVLEPQHELKFRGPFTDVVTATLKLTNPTDRNVCFKVKTTAPRRYCVRPNSGVIDAGNSVNVSVMLQPFDYDPNEKSKHKFMVQSMLAPYDMTDMEGVWKEAKPDELMDSKLRCAFEMPVENDKTTELSTLPKSASASLDDGEVKKIMEECKRLQMEVQRLREENKQIREDDGLRKRKVTSMGAPYSSSSSAMATSAMRDEGLSTRILALCVLFFVIGVIIGKLAL; this is translated from the exons ATGGCCAGACCAGAACAAGTACTGGTGCTAGAGCCACAACACGAACTGAAATTCAGAG GCCCGTTTACAGATGTCGTCACTGCCACTCTGAAGCTCACCAACCCCACAGATAGAAATGTGTGTTTCAAAGTCAAGACAACCGCGCCTCGCAGATACTGTGTGCGCCCAAACAGTGGCGTTATTGATGCTGGAAACTCCGTCAATGTTTCTG TTATGCTACAGCCGTTTGACTACGACCCCAATGAAAAGAGTAAACACAAATTCATGGTGCAGTCCATGCTGGCTCCATACGACATGACTGACATGGAAGGAGTT TGGAAGGAGGCAAAGCCTGACGAGCTGATGGATTCAAAGTTGAGATGTGCATTTGAGATGCCTGTAGAAAATGACAAAACT ACTGAGCTCTCCACGCTGCCCAAGTCAGCCAGTGCCTCGCTGGATGACGGCGAGGTGAAGAAGATCATGGAGGAGTGCAAGCGGCTGCAGATGGAGGTGCAGAGGCTAcgggaagaaaacaaacagatcAGG GAGGACGACGGGCTAAGGAAGAGAAAGGTGACCTCAATGGGCGCGCCttactcttcttcctcctccgcCATGGCCACCTCTGCCATGAGGGACGAAGGCCTAAGCACCCGCATCCTGGCGCTCTGCGTGCTCTTCTTTGTCATTGGAGTCATCATTGGCAAGCTGGCCCTgtag
- the LOC120559571 gene encoding vesicle-associated membrane protein-associated protein B-like isoform X1: MARPEQVLVLEPQHELKFRGPFTDVVTATLKLTNPTDRNVCFKVKTTAPRRYCVRPNSGVIDAGNSVNVSVMLQPFDYDPNEKSKHKFMVQSMLAPYDMTDMEGVWKEAKPDELMDSKLRCAFEMPVENDKTHESETNKTVSSSASSVKTELSTLPKSASASLDDGEVKKIMEECKRLQMEVQRLREENKQIREDDGLRKRKVTSMGAPYSSSSSAMATSAMRDEGLSTRILALCVLFFVIGVIIGKLAL, translated from the exons ATGGCCAGACCAGAACAAGTACTGGTGCTAGAGCCACAACACGAACTGAAATTCAGAG GCCCGTTTACAGATGTCGTCACTGCCACTCTGAAGCTCACCAACCCCACAGATAGAAATGTGTGTTTCAAAGTCAAGACAACCGCGCCTCGCAGATACTGTGTGCGCCCAAACAGTGGCGTTATTGATGCTGGAAACTCCGTCAATGTTTCTG TTATGCTACAGCCGTTTGACTACGACCCCAATGAAAAGAGTAAACACAAATTCATGGTGCAGTCCATGCTGGCTCCATACGACATGACTGACATGGAAGGAGTT TGGAAGGAGGCAAAGCCTGACGAGCTGATGGATTCAAAGTTGAGATGTGCATTTGAGATGCCTGTAGAAAATGACAAAACT caTGAGAGTGAAACCAACAAAACTGTgtcttcctctgcctcctctgtTAAGACTGAGCTCTCCACGCTGCCCAAGTCAGCCAGTGCCTCGCTGGATGACGGCGAGGTGAAGAAGATCATGGAGGAGTGCAAGCGGCTGCAGATGGAGGTGCAGAGGCTAcgggaagaaaacaaacagatcAGG GAGGACGACGGGCTAAGGAAGAGAAAGGTGACCTCAATGGGCGCGCCttactcttcttcctcctccgcCATGGCCACCTCTGCCATGAGGGACGAAGGCCTAAGCACCCGCATCCTGGCGCTCTGCGTGCTCTTCTTTGTCATTGGAGTCATCATTGGCAAGCTGGCCCTgtag
- the LOC120559781 gene encoding charged multivesicular body protein 4b-like yields MSLFGKIFGGGGKGGKGPSPQEAIQKLRETEEMLTKKQEFLEKKIEQELQIAKKNGTKNKRAALQALKRKKRYEKQLAQIDGTLSTIEFQREALENANTNTEVLKNMGFAAKAMKSAHENMDIDKVDDLMQDITEQQELAQEISDAISKPVGFGEEFDEDELLAELDELEQEELDKNLLEIGGPENAPLPNVPSTSLPSRPAKKEEDEDDMEDLQRWAMEAM; encoded by the exons ATGTCGTTGTTTGGTAAGATatttggaggaggaggaaaaggaggaaagGGACCGAGCCCACAGGAGGCGATCCAGAAACTCCGAGAGACGGAGGAGATGCTAACGAAGAAACAGGAATTTCTAGAGAAAAAGATCGAACAGGAACTGCAAATTGCCAAGAAAAACGGCACGAAAAACAAAAGAG CGGCTCTGCAAGCTTTGAAAAGAAAGAAGCGGTATGAGAAGCAGCTCGCTCAGATCGACGGCACCCTGTCGACCATCGAGTTCCAGAGAGAGGCTCTGGAGAACGCCAACACCAACACTGAAGTGCTCAAAAACATGGGCTTCGCTGCCAAGGCCATGAAGTCTGCCCATGAAAACAT GGACATTGACAAGGTGGACGACCTGATGCAGGACATTACCGAGCAGCAGGAGCTGGCCCAGGAAATCTCTGATGCCATCTCTAAACCTGTCGGCTTCGGAGAGGAGTTTGATGAG GATGAGCTGCTGGCGGAGCTGGATGAGCTGGAACAGGAGGAGCTGGACAAAAACCTGCTGGAGATCGGGGGACCAGAGAACGCCCCCCTCCCCAACGTGCCTTCTACTTCATTACCTTCCAGACCTG CCaagaaagaggaggatgaggacgaTATGGAGGACCTGCAGCGCTGGGCAATGGAAGCCATGTAA
- the LOC120559568 gene encoding serine/arginine-rich splicing factor 6-like, with translation MPRVYIGRLSYHVREKDIQRFFSGYGKLMEIDLKNGYGFVEFEDNRDADDAVYELNGKELCGERVIVEHARGPRRDRDGHSGGYGGGGRSSGYSSRSRSGRDKYGPPVRTEYRLIVENLSSRCSWQDLKDFMRQAGEVTYADAHKERTNEGVIEFRSHSDMKRAIDKLDGTDINGRKIRLVEDKPRKRRSYSGSRSRSRSHRRSRSRSRRSRSSRSRSRSHSRSRSHSNKRRRHSRSRSGRKSRSKSGESKSRSRNRRSRSHSRKSKSRSRSHKSQSRSADRKSKSRSKSHSKVKSERESRSRSKDMSGHKKSRSRSASPMENGVGERVAKSPCRSPSPHEEDRRSKSREKRSASRSKSRSRSRSRSRSASQN, from the exons ATGCCTCGTGTGTATATTGGACGACTGAGCTATCATGTCCGCGAAAAAGACATCCAACGATTTTTCAGCGGATATGGAAAGCTCATGGAAATCGATTTGAAAAATGG GTATGGATTCGTGGAGTTCGAGGATAACCGGGACGCAGACGATGCCGTGTACGAGCTCAACGGAAAGGAGCTGTGTGGGGAGCGGGTGATCGTCGAACATGCCCGGGGCCCGCGGCGAGACCGAGATGGCCATAGTGGGGGTTACGGGGGTGGTGGGCGCA gtaGCGGTTACAGCAGCCGGAGCCGTTCTGGCAGGGATAAGTATGGACCTCCAGTCCGTACTGAGTACCGTCTAATCGTGGAGAACTTGTCCAGCCGCTGCAGTTGGCAGGACCTCAAG GACTTCATGCGTCAGGCAGGAGAGGTGACCTATGCAGATGCCCACAAGGAACGCACAAATGAGGGTGTGATTGAGTTTCGATCCCACTCAGACATGAAGAGGGCCATCGACAAGCTGGACGGTACAGACATCAACGGACGGAAGATTCGTCTGGTGGAGGACAAGCCTCGCAAACGAAGGTCTTACTCTGGCAGCCGCTCGAG ATCTCGTAGTCACCGCCGCTCCCGCAGTAGGAGCCGCAGAAGCAGGAGCTCCAGGAGTCGCTCCAGATCCCACTCCAG GTCTCGTTCCCATAGCAACAAAAGACGTCGCCACTCCCGCTCCAGATCTGGAAGGAAGTCTCGCTCCAAGTCAGGAGAAAGCAAATCACGATCTCGCAACCGCAGGTCCCGTTCGCATTCCCGCAAATCTAAATCTCGTTCACGCTCCCACAAATCCCAGTCCCGTTCAGCCGACCGGAAATCGAAATCCCGCTCAAAGAGTCATTCAAAGGTAAAGTCGGAGCGGGAATCTCGCAGTAGATCCAAGGATATGTCTGGTCACAAGAAGTCCCGCAGTCGTTCAGCCTCCCCCATGGAGAACGGGGTAGGAGAGCGTGTCGCCAAATCTCCTTGCCGCTCCCCATCCCCACACGAAGAAGACCGGCGATCAAAGTCCAGGGAGAAACGTTCAGCCTCCCGCTCGAAGTCCCGCTCAAGGTCTCGCTCACGGTCTAGGTCAGCGTCTCAGAATTAG